In Cryptosporangium phraense, the genomic stretch GGGGTTGGAAGCGCTGTTCGGGGCGCTGCGGGAGGGAATGGTCGACACCGCGTTCCTCGTCGACGATCGGCACTCGGACCTGACCGTCGCCGTGGGCCCCGAGCCGCTGCAGGTGGCGCTGGCCGATCGGACGCTCGAGGAGTTCGGCGTCTCGCCGATCGAGCACGACCGGGCCGACGCGGCGCTGGTGCGGGCGCTGGCCGCGTCCGGAGCGAAGCTCGAGATCATCGTCGACGAGCAGTCGACCGACGAAGACCTCGGAGCCGCACCGGCGCCGGCGGCGCCGGCCGACGACCTGCCGCAGCCGCCCAAGGTCGAGTTCACCGACGGGGTAGCGGTAATCCTGCGGCGTCCGGGGGCCGGTATCTACTAGAACTGGCCGGGTGACTTCGGAGACCTACGAACCGATCGTCCGCGTAACGAGCCTCGAGGTCTTCTTCGACCTGGTTTTCGTCTTCGCGATCACCCAACTCACGACCGTCCTGGTCGACGACCCGAGCTTCCGTGGGTTAGCTCGGGTCGTTCTCATGTTCGGCCTCATCCAGTGGATCTACGGCGGCTACGTGTGGCTGGCGAACGCGGTGGCGCCGGACCGGCTCGTGCGGCGGCTGCTGATGTTGCTGGGCATGGCCGGGTTCCTGCTGATCGCGCTGGGGATCCCGTCGAGCGTGACCCTGTTCGGCCTCGGGTACCTGGTCGTCGTGCTCGTCCACACCGGGCTGTTCATGCGGAGCGCGAACACCAGCTCGGTCGCGGGCATCTTCCGGATCGCGCCGTTCAACCTGGTGTCGGCCGTGCTGCTGCTGGTGGCCGGGTTCGTCGGGTACGAGTACGTGTTCTGGACGATAGCGCTGGTGCTGCTGGCCGCGACGCCGTTCCTCGCGCCGGTGCGGCTGTTCCGGGTGCAGGTGGCGCATTTCGTCGAGCGGTACGGGTTGCTGCTGATCATCGTGCTGGGTGAGTCGATCGTGGCGATCGGCGTCGGGGTGAGCGGTCTGGAGCTCTCGCCCGCGGTGGTGCTCACCGCGCTGCTCGCGCTGGCCGTGACGGCCGGGCTGTGGTGGGCGTACTACACCGACGACGAGGAGCGGGCCGAGCACGCGCTCGAGTCCCGCGCCCCGGACCAGCGGGCCCGGCCGGCGCTGAACTCGTACTTCTACTCGCTGGCGCCGATGCTGCTGGGCGTCGTCGTATTTGCGGCCGGGGTGAAGAAAACGATCGGACATCCGACCGAGGAGGCGCACTGGTTCGCCGCGGTCGCGCTGGCCGGTGGGGTCGGGCTGTATCTGCTGGGACACGGGTTGTTCCGCGTGTCCCTGGGGTTGCCGGGGGCCTCGAATCGCCTGGTCGGGGCGGTGTTGACGCTGCTCGCGATACCGCTCGGGCACGCGGTGGCCGGTGCCGCCGAGCTCGCGGTGGTGCTCGCGATCGTGGTGGCGTCGGTCGCCTCCGACGTATTCACGAAGGCCGCGGCCGAGGCGTAGCCGGGTCGGCAGCGCGTGCGACGTGCGGCTATAACGGCGGTATGACGGATGAGGAGGGCGTTGAGCCGACCGAGCTCCCGCCGCCGCTGGAGCCCCGCCTCCCACCGAGATGGGCGAGCGGGCAGCGGACCTTATCCAAATTCGACGGTCTGGGGCTCGCCGCCCGTCTGCTCCGGCTGGCGGTCGTCGTCGTGCTGCTGGTCGGGGCCGTCGTCGTCGCGGCGGTGACGGTCAGCGGCGTCGGGCCGCCGTCCGAACAGGACCTGCGACGCCAGGCCGGGCTGCTCGACAAGCGTCAGCTGCTGATCGGCGTCAAGGACGATCAGCCGGGGATGGCGCTGTTGCAGAACGGCGTCTACAAAGGCTTCGACGTCGAGATCGCGTACCTGGTCGCCGCCGATCTGGGCTTCGCGCCGGACGACGTGAAGTTCCTGACGATCGAGAGCGAGGACCGGGCCCGCCGACAGGCGCTCGACGTCAAGACGAACAAGATCGTCACGGTCGACCTCGTCGTGGCCACGTTCAGCATCACGCCCGAACGCAAGGCCGACCCCGACGTCACGTTCTCGGCGCCGTACCTGCGCACCGAGCAGTCGGTGCTGACCCGGCGTCCGCACGCGAAGGTCGAGGCGCTGTCCGACCTGGCCGGCAAGAAGGTCTGCACGCTGAACACGACGACGTCGGCGCAGAACCTCCGTCGGGCCGGCGTGGTGCCGGCCGGCAAGAACAAGATCAGCGAGTGCGTGAAGGGCCTGCGGTCCGGCGCCTACGAAGCCGTGTCGACCGACGCGGCGATCCTGGCCGGGTTCGTCGCCAAGGAACCGAAGACGTTCCAGATCCACGACATCGGCGCCGAGGGCAGCGAGCTCTACGGCATCAACGTCGGCACGAACAAGGCGCTCGCGACCCTGGTGAACCTCGCTCTGTACCGGTCCTACACCGACCCGGCCGACCGGCGCTGGGAGAACGCCTACGACACCTACCTCCGTCCGGAGCAGCCGTTCGCGATGCCGCAGCAGGTCGCGGTGGCCAAGCAGCCCGAGGTCTCACGACCGGCGGTGCGCATCTGGCCGTGGGAGGACGAGCGGTGACCGGCCCGATCATGCTGCCGCCGCGTCGACGGCGCGGGCGTGATCAGCAGTGGCTGCTCACCGCGCTGCCGGCGTTCCCGCTGCTCCTGCTCGTGCTGCGGCTCTGGTACCTGAGCCGCCAGGACCTGCAGACGATGCTGCTGCTGGTGCAGAACGTCAGCCCGCTGGGGCTGATCGGCTCGCTGCTGATCACGCTGATCTGGGCGCCGCCGGTGTTCATCCTGGTCGGGCGCGCGCTCGGCGGTCTGCTGCTGGTCAGCTCGATCGACGCCGGCCGGTCGTGGCTGGCCCGGGCGGCCGGGCGCACGCCGGGGTGGGTGGTGCTGTCGGCGTTCGCGGTGGCCGCGGTCACCTGGCAACTGCGGTTCCTGCCGACGCTCGGCATG encodes the following:
- a CDS encoding low temperature requirement protein A, with the protein product MTSETYEPIVRVTSLEVFFDLVFVFAITQLTTVLVDDPSFRGLARVVLMFGLIQWIYGGYVWLANAVAPDRLVRRLLMLLGMAGFLLIALGIPSSVTLFGLGYLVVVLVHTGLFMRSANTSSVAGIFRIAPFNLVSAVLLLVAGFVGYEYVFWTIALVLLAATPFLAPVRLFRVQVAHFVERYGLLLIIVLGESIVAIGVGVSGLELSPAVVLTALLALAVTAGLWWAYYTDDEERAEHALESRAPDQRARPALNSYFYSLAPMLLGVVVFAAGVKKTIGHPTEEAHWFAAVALAGGVGLYLLGHGLFRVSLGLPGASNRLVGAVLTLLAIPLGHAVAGAAELAVVLAIVVASVASDVFTKAAAEA
- a CDS encoding transporter substrate-binding domain-containing protein, which produces MTDEEGVEPTELPPPLEPRLPPRWASGQRTLSKFDGLGLAARLLRLAVVVVLLVGAVVVAAVTVSGVGPPSEQDLRRQAGLLDKRQLLIGVKDDQPGMALLQNGVYKGFDVEIAYLVAADLGFAPDDVKFLTIESEDRARRQALDVKTNKIVTVDLVVATFSITPERKADPDVTFSAPYLRTEQSVLTRRPHAKVEALSDLAGKKVCTLNTTTSAQNLRRAGVVPAGKNKISECVKGLRSGAYEAVSTDAAILAGFVAKEPKTFQIHDIGAEGSELYGINVGTNKALATLVNLALYRSYTDPADRRWENAYDTYLRPEQPFAMPQQVAVAKQPEVSRPAVRIWPWEDER